A stretch of the Hyalangium minutum genome encodes the following:
- a CDS encoding sensor histidine kinase, with product MSPYDLPAVLYCDDDALNLRVFDANFGQRFRIFRCSSPNEALAMLEQRRGEIGVVISDQRMPGMSGVELLERARTLAPDAKRMLVTAYADLQAVVDAVNRGQVTRYFVKPWDRAEMLAALEDALKIARLELKIREVESRMMKAERLATLGQVTAGIAHELMGPVGYLSQNVAALRRDIDQVIEYVNKHLAQDPDRGVSETVKDLPSLIGDLVTGTEHLRQVAHGLKAQARGDETEQAAEISEVVSFAVKLARAEVRDRARLTSNGDPVRVLFGPVKLCQVILNLVVNAAQAMEGIGRQGKIDVRWATQDHNVIITVADNGCGIPVELQEKVFQPLFTTKPVGIGTGLGLSICRELVTQYGGKLKLSSVPGEGTEIEISLIKAPMP from the coding sequence ATGAGCCCGTACGATCTTCCCGCAGTCCTCTATTGTGACGACGACGCCCTGAACCTGAGGGTGTTTGACGCGAACTTCGGGCAACGCTTCCGCATCTTCCGCTGCTCCTCGCCCAACGAGGCGCTGGCGATGCTGGAGCAGCGGCGCGGAGAGATTGGCGTCGTCATCTCCGATCAGCGCATGCCCGGCATGAGCGGCGTGGAGCTGCTGGAGCGTGCGCGCACGCTGGCGCCCGACGCCAAGCGCATGCTCGTCACCGCCTACGCGGACCTGCAGGCCGTGGTGGACGCGGTGAACCGCGGCCAGGTGACGCGCTACTTCGTCAAGCCGTGGGATCGCGCGGAGATGCTCGCGGCGCTCGAGGATGCGCTGAAGATCGCGCGCCTGGAGCTGAAGATCCGCGAGGTGGAGAGCCGGATGATGAAGGCCGAGCGTCTGGCCACGCTCGGGCAGGTGACGGCCGGCATTGCCCATGAGCTGATGGGCCCGGTGGGCTACCTCTCGCAGAACGTGGCCGCGCTGCGCCGCGACATCGATCAGGTCATCGAGTACGTGAACAAGCACCTGGCCCAGGATCCGGACCGGGGCGTATCGGAGACGGTGAAGGATCTGCCCTCGCTCATCGGGGACCTGGTGACGGGCACCGAGCACCTGCGGCAGGTGGCGCATGGGCTCAAGGCGCAGGCGCGCGGCGATGAGACGGAGCAGGCCGCGGAGATCTCCGAAGTGGTCTCCTTCGCCGTGAAGCTGGCGCGCGCCGAGGTTCGCGATCGCGCCCGCCTGACGAGCAACGGCGATCCCGTGCGCGTGCTGTTCGGCCCGGTGAAGCTCTGCCAGGTGATCCTCAACCTCGTGGTGAACGCCGCTCAGGCCATGGAGGGCATTGGCCGGCAAGGGAAGATCGACGTGCGGTGGGCCACGCAGGACCACAACGTCATCATCACCGTGGCGGACAACGGTTGTGGCATCCCCGTCGAGCTGCAGGAGAAGGTGTTCCAGCCACTCTTCACCACCAAGCCGGTGGGTATCGGCACGGGCTTGGGGCTCTCCATCTGCCGCGAGCTGGTGACGCAGTACGGCGGCAAGCTCAAGCTCTCCTCGGTGCCGGGGGAGGGGACGGAGATCGAGATTTCCCTCATCAAGGCGCCGATGCCTTGA
- a CDS encoding response regulator: MDLPFETEDEAAGGGTLASTVLVVDDEPVVLDVCSRLLAREPDLVVTQATSAEEALPLLESQRIDVLITDKNLPQMSGIELIAEARRLQPTLEAMMITGYASSESVIAAFAAGASDYILKPFDDLRVLRAKVRSALERRTERIKGREQARDVARQAAALLETGQDAPEPAHQALEDELRSYEQTVKSGAMTGRVAVVGSPEAVQMLASEGFQAVDLPATSPELEHCDVVILETGESRWRMLAEILQSRSPDVLLLANPQADLSDLLEAIGLRLDLVGFGSSAGTQALPERVRMLLVSRSIQRAQTRLANALLLFHRSISRR, translated from the coding sequence ATGGATCTGCCGTTCGAAACGGAGGATGAGGCAGCGGGTGGGGGGACACTCGCCTCGACCGTATTGGTAGTGGATGACGAGCCCGTCGTGCTGGACGTGTGCAGCCGGTTGCTGGCGCGCGAGCCAGACCTGGTCGTCACCCAAGCCACCAGCGCCGAGGAGGCCCTGCCGCTGCTGGAGTCCCAGCGCATCGACGTCCTCATCACCGACAAGAACCTGCCGCAGATGAGCGGCATCGAGCTCATCGCCGAGGCCCGTCGGCTCCAGCCCACGCTGGAGGCGATGATGATCACCGGCTACGCCAGCTCGGAGTCGGTGATCGCCGCCTTCGCGGCCGGGGCCAGTGACTACATCCTCAAGCCGTTCGATGACCTGCGCGTGCTGCGGGCCAAGGTCCGCTCGGCGCTCGAGCGGCGCACGGAGCGCATCAAGGGCCGTGAGCAGGCGCGGGACGTGGCCAGGCAGGCCGCCGCGCTCCTGGAGACAGGGCAGGACGCCCCGGAGCCCGCTCATCAGGCGCTCGAGGACGAGCTGCGCAGCTACGAGCAGACGGTGAAGAGCGGCGCCATGACGGGCCGGGTGGCGGTGGTGGGCAGCCCCGAGGCCGTGCAGATGCTGGCTTCCGAGGGCTTCCAGGCGGTGGACTTGCCCGCCACCTCTCCGGAGCTGGAGCACTGCGACGTCGTCATCCTCGAAACGGGCGAGTCCCGGTGGCGGATGCTGGCGGAGATCCTCCAGTCTCGCTCTCCGGACGTGCTCCTGTTGGCCAACCCCCAGGCGGACCTGTCGGACCTGCTGGAGGCCATCGGCCTGCGACTGGACCTGGTGGGCTTTGGCTCCTCGGCGGGCACCCAGGCCCTGCCGGAGCGGGTGAGGATGCTGCTGGTGAGCCGGAGCATCCAGCGGGCGCAGACGCGGCTCGCCAACGCCCTGCTGCTCTTCCACCGCAGCATCTCCCGCCGCTGA
- the gltX gene encoding glutamate--tRNA ligase — translation MASAHRVRFAPSPTGYLHIGGARTALFNYLYARRFGGTFILRIEDTDLERSTEASLKAILDGLKWLDIDWDEGPDKGGPFPPYFQTQRLDTYRQHIDQLIAAGKAYRCYCTQEELKERRAQAEKEGRTYKYEGTCRERKDAPEGRHHVIRFKMPSQEGSVSFDDLVLGKITKEYSDLDDWVMMRGDGIPLYNYGCVLDDHLMEITLVSRGQEHVNSTFPQLMLYQAFGWQPPQFAHLPLILGPDREKLSKRKHKEADVMLHKANGILPEALLNFVIRLGWSHGNDEVISRQQMVEWFDFKDVGSTSGVWNPDKLLWLNQHYLKTLPPADIARRLAPFLADKGHALPADDARLEHFVIAFRERAKTLEEMATMAVPYLLQGVTLDEKAAAKHLTADSLKLVRQVRDEVAAMPEWTVAGLDSVIKTVSEKAGVGMGKVAQPIRVAITGNTVSPGIGETLLLMGKDEALRRLDAALARG, via the coding sequence ATGGCCTCCGCTCACCGCGTACGTTTCGCACCCTCTCCTACCGGCTACCTGCACATTGGTGGCGCCCGGACCGCGCTGTTCAACTACCTCTATGCGCGCCGCTTCGGCGGCACGTTCATCCTGCGCATCGAGGACACGGACCTGGAGCGCTCCACGGAGGCCTCGCTGAAGGCCATCCTGGACGGGCTCAAGTGGCTGGACATCGACTGGGACGAGGGCCCCGACAAGGGCGGCCCCTTCCCGCCCTACTTCCAGACGCAGCGGCTGGACACCTACCGCCAGCACATCGATCAGCTCATCGCCGCGGGCAAGGCCTACCGGTGCTACTGCACCCAGGAGGAGCTCAAGGAGCGCCGCGCCCAGGCGGAGAAGGAGGGCCGCACCTACAAGTACGAGGGCACCTGCCGCGAGCGCAAGGACGCTCCCGAGGGGCGCCACCACGTGATTCGCTTCAAGATGCCCTCGCAAGAGGGCTCCGTCTCGTTCGACGACCTGGTGCTGGGGAAGATCACCAAGGAGTACTCGGACCTGGATGACTGGGTCATGATGCGCGGCGACGGCATCCCCCTCTACAACTACGGCTGCGTCCTCGACGATCACCTGATGGAGATCACCCTGGTGTCGCGCGGGCAGGAGCACGTGAACTCCACCTTCCCCCAGCTGATGCTCTACCAGGCGTTCGGGTGGCAACCGCCGCAGTTCGCGCACCTGCCGCTCATCCTCGGGCCGGACCGCGAGAAGCTCTCCAAGCGCAAGCACAAGGAGGCGGACGTCATGTTGCACAAGGCCAACGGGATCCTCCCGGAGGCCCTGCTCAACTTCGTCATCCGCCTGGGCTGGAGCCACGGCAACGACGAGGTCATCTCCCGCCAGCAGATGGTCGAGTGGTTCGACTTCAAGGATGTGGGCAGCACCTCCGGCGTGTGGAACCCGGACAAGCTGCTGTGGCTGAACCAGCACTACCTGAAGACGCTGCCCCCGGCGGACATCGCCCGGCGGCTGGCGCCGTTCCTCGCGGACAAGGGCCACGCGCTGCCCGCGGACGACGCGCGCCTGGAGCACTTCGTCATCGCCTTCCGCGAGCGCGCCAAGACGCTGGAGGAGATGGCCACCATGGCCGTGCCCTACCTGCTCCAGGGCGTGACGCTGGACGAGAAGGCGGCGGCCAAGCACCTCACGGCGGATTCGCTGAAGCTCGTCCGGCAGGTGCGCGACGAGGTGGCGGCCATGCCGGAGTGGACCGTGGCGGGCCTGGACTCGGTCATCAAGACGGTGAGCGAGAAAGCAGGCGTGGGCATGGGCAAGGTGGCGCAGCCCATCCGGGTGGCCATCACCGGCAACACGGTGAGCCCGGGCATCGGCGAGACGCTGCTCCTCATGGGCAAGGACGAGGCCCTGCGCCGGCTGGATGCGGCCCTGGCACGCGGCTGA
- a CDS encoding myxosortase-dependent metalloprotease, MXAN_2677/MXAN_2678 family, with translation MIPALVLALSLGQVSSAPYARSRADAGDSSSQCLFWTVPKITWYQSSVGNPPTKPAGSEFDAVRRSFQNWQEVFSSCGNLSMAEGGTVNDREVGYEVGGDNRNLVLFRQRRCSEVAPSNDSCWTDDVCGNKYDCWSNDSQTIAVTLTTYDEISGIIYDSDIELNTPGFYFTTSDGPLCNLPVTTTHCVSTDVENTMTHEIGHFIGLDHTTYLGSTMNPRAQPGETSKRTIDQGSKDFVCAAYPKGKPSVACIHPTTEQTLGRKAALAGCSSAGAEAWLPALAGWVLLAVRRRRGAGA, from the coding sequence ATGATTCCCGCATTGGTACTCGCCCTCTCGCTGGGCCAGGTCTCCTCGGCTCCCTATGCGCGCAGCCGCGCCGATGCGGGCGATTCCTCGTCGCAGTGCCTCTTCTGGACGGTGCCGAAGATCACCTGGTACCAGAGCTCCGTCGGCAACCCGCCGACGAAGCCCGCAGGCTCCGAGTTCGATGCCGTCCGCCGCTCCTTCCAGAACTGGCAGGAGGTCTTCTCCTCGTGCGGCAACCTCTCCATGGCGGAGGGGGGCACGGTGAATGACCGAGAGGTGGGCTACGAGGTGGGCGGTGACAACCGCAACCTCGTGCTCTTCCGCCAGCGCCGGTGCTCGGAGGTGGCGCCGTCCAATGACTCCTGCTGGACTGACGACGTCTGCGGCAACAAGTACGACTGCTGGAGCAATGACAGCCAGACGATCGCCGTCACCCTCACCACGTACGACGAGATCTCCGGCATCATCTACGACTCGGACATCGAGCTGAACACGCCGGGCTTCTACTTCACCACGTCGGATGGGCCGCTCTGCAATCTGCCGGTGACGACCACCCACTGTGTCTCCACCGACGTGGAGAACACGATGACGCACGAGATCGGTCACTTCATCGGACTGGACCACACCACCTACCTGGGCTCGACGATGAACCCTCGGGCTCAGCCCGGAGAGACGTCCAAGCGGACCATCGATCAGGGCTCCAAGGACTTCGTCTGCGCGGCGTATCCGAAGGGGAAGCCCAGCGTGGCCTGCATCCATCCCACCACGGAGCAGACGCTGGGGCGCAAGGCCGCGCTGGCGGGCTGCTCCAGCGCCGGGGCCGAGGCGTGGTTGCCCGCGCTGGCGGGTTGGGTCCTGCTGGCCGTGCGCCGCCGCCGGGGGGCTGGCGCGTGA